A DNA window from Teredinibacter franksiae contains the following coding sequences:
- a CDS encoding pseudouridine synthase, with the protein MKSKTNRLDRFISQNSAFSLSDTRLLIAQKRILLDGCVAHSIHQKVTEFTHVVLDGNCLKDNNPVYIMLNKPQGVVSATKDPKHSTVLDLIQHPQRGELHIVGRLDFNTTGLVLLTNDGTWSRKISLPETKLAKTYEVTLAKPLSNEYIAVFRKGIYFSYENNTTRPACLEILSPYTARLTLIEGKYHQVKRMFGFFQNEVLALHRVSVGQFSLGELELGHSKLLSTAEAALVSD; encoded by the coding sequence ATGAAGTCTAAAACTAACCGCCTCGATCGTTTTATTAGCCAAAACAGTGCTTTTTCGCTTTCAGATACACGTCTTCTAATTGCTCAAAAACGGATTCTCTTAGATGGGTGTGTTGCGCACTCCATTCATCAGAAAGTGACGGAATTCACGCATGTTGTATTGGATGGTAACTGCTTAAAAGATAATAACCCGGTTTATATTATGCTGAATAAACCCCAGGGGGTTGTTAGCGCGACCAAAGACCCTAAACATTCCACCGTGTTAGATCTTATTCAGCACCCTCAGCGGGGTGAATTGCACATTGTCGGGCGCCTAGATTTTAATACAACGGGGCTGGTGTTATTGACTAACGATGGCACATGGTCACGTAAGATAAGCTTACCCGAAACAAAGCTTGCAAAGACGTATGAAGTTACTTTGGCTAAGCCATTAAGTAATGAGTATATTGCGGTGTTTCGAAAGGGTATCTATTTTAGTTATGAAAATAATACCACTCGGCCCGCATGCTTAGAGATACTTTCCCCGTATACCGCCAGGCTTACTCTGATTGAGGGTAAGTATCATCAAGTTAAAAGAATGTTTGGTTTTTTCCAAAATGAGGTGTTGGCACTTCATCGAGTGTCTGTGGGGCAGTTTTCCTTGGGGGAGCTGGAGCTGGGGCACAGTAAGTTACTTTCAACGGCGGAGGCAGCGTTGGTTAGTGATTAG
- a CDS encoding DUF1214 domain-containing protein, translated as MKTKYLFTFVLAGMMAVSLSVAAGAQQVPVENSMPSASTTEVIPVTWKNFVRAESDAMFSSYVKMGAFGKFYHVPKPTPIDEQKVVRMNRDTIYSFAIFDLAAPVTITKMDTGKRFQSMQVINEDQYTTMVVYEPGSYTLTQEKIGTRYVFVVVRTLVDSEDPEDVEKVNAIQRQLKVEQKSAGTFEIPKWDAVSQEKVRAALKVLSATMENYDGSFGSKDEVNPLKFLFASATGWGGNPRNHAMYTGVTPEVNDGKTAYVLTVKDVPVDGFWSISLYNKEGYFQQNKYNAYSVNNITGTQNDDGSMTIHFGGDPKQANYLPIMEGWNYLVRLYQPSKEILEGSWTFPAPQAVK; from the coding sequence ATGAAAACAAAATACCTATTTACATTCGTACTGGCCGGAATGATGGCTGTTAGCTTGTCTGTAGCAGCCGGTGCACAACAAGTACCTGTTGAAAACAGCATGCCATCGGCGAGTACGACCGAAGTGATTCCGGTTACTTGGAAGAATTTCGTCCGCGCCGAGAGCGATGCGATGTTTAGCAGCTACGTCAAGATGGGGGCTTTCGGCAAGTTTTATCACGTCCCCAAACCAACGCCCATCGATGAGCAAAAGGTGGTGCGAATGAACCGTGACACCATTTATTCCTTCGCCATTTTTGATTTGGCCGCGCCTGTCACCATTACCAAAATGGATACCGGCAAACGCTTTCAATCGATGCAGGTGATTAATGAAGACCAATACACCACGATGGTCGTCTATGAGCCGGGGAGCTACACCCTTACCCAAGAAAAAATCGGCACCCGCTATGTGTTTGTGGTTGTTCGAACGCTGGTCGACTCCGAAGATCCGGAGGACGTGGAAAAGGTCAATGCTATACAGCGGCAACTCAAGGTCGAGCAGAAGTCTGCGGGCACATTTGAAATCCCCAAGTGGGATGCAGTGTCACAAGAAAAGGTGCGCGCCGCGTTGAAAGTACTCTCCGCGACCATGGAAAACTACGATGGTTCGTTCGGCAGCAAGGACGAAGTCAATCCGCTTAAGTTTCTTTTTGCCAGTGCGACAGGGTGGGGCGGCAACCCGAGAAATCACGCCATGTACACGGGCGTTACACCTGAAGTGAACGATGGCAAAACCGCCTACGTTCTTACTGTGAAAGACGTGCCGGTGGATGGTTTTTGGTCGATCAGCCTGTATAACAAGGAAGGCTATTTTCAGCAGAACAAGTATAACGCTTACTCGGTGAACAATATTACCGGCACCCAGAACGATGACGGAAGTATGACCATTCATTTTGGTGGCGACCCGAAACAAGCTAATTATTTGCCGATTATGGAAGGCTGGAATTACTTGGTGCGTTTGTATCAACCAAGTAAGGAAATTCTTGAAGGCAGCTGGACCTTTCCAGCACCGCAAGCCGTTAAATAA
- a CDS encoding amidohydrolase family protein yields the protein MKILTAINRFAIGLVALTILFMPTASVFAAQHYDLVILNGRVMDPETKLDAVRNVGVKDGKIAIITKEEISGKKSIDAKDHVVSPGFIDMHDHNTAAPFGQKLALRDGVTTPMELEAGVYPVDSWYAYLEGKSQTNYGASVGTIPVRETVFNPNYKSQAYGDFLYDMQKPKVTGASMKWSTQVATENQIDTIKSLLEEGLKQGAIGIGHCPGYMVSGATQQESHIAQELAAKYGVFTAVHARYSSQKPPQSGLLGIDEMMAPQAIHGGGVVIQHMTAQTLGVTPQALKMIDDAQTKGIHILAEIYPYDFGGTIAGADYLHPDNYQNNMGRDYKDIIEVSTMKPLDKARYDELVKTAPGTSVMFYNATKETVYQALAHPNTVLGSDSYPYTVRKTGEPAIAWDTPFDSVNGHPRGAGAHAKLLRLMREKKVDIPLIDGVSKMTYLIADFLEQNGVTQMAYKGRMQVGSDADITIFNPKTVRDNATMKDGGLPSTGIPYVVVNGTVVVSNSKVLRGVFPGKAIRLSEQ from the coding sequence ATGAAAATACTAACGGCAATAAATCGATTCGCGATTGGCTTAGTTGCTTTAACTATTCTGTTCATGCCAACGGCATCGGTTTTTGCAGCTCAACATTATGATCTGGTCATTCTTAACGGCCGGGTTATGGACCCCGAAACTAAACTTGATGCGGTGCGTAATGTCGGTGTCAAAGATGGAAAAATCGCCATCATCACTAAGGAGGAAATCAGCGGCAAGAAATCTATAGATGCGAAAGATCATGTGGTTTCTCCTGGTTTTATTGATATGCACGACCACAATACGGCTGCCCCGTTTGGGCAGAAATTGGCGCTTCGCGATGGAGTAACAACACCTATGGAGCTTGAAGCCGGTGTCTACCCGGTTGATAGCTGGTATGCCTATTTGGAGGGAAAGTCTCAAACAAATTATGGCGCCTCTGTGGGTACCATTCCGGTACGCGAAACGGTGTTTAACCCAAATTATAAGTCCCAAGCCTATGGCGATTTTTTGTATGACATGCAAAAACCAAAGGTTACCGGCGCGTCGATGAAGTGGTCAACACAAGTGGCTACAGAAAATCAAATTGACACGATCAAAAGTTTACTGGAAGAGGGGTTAAAACAAGGCGCTATTGGTATTGGCCACTGCCCAGGTTACATGGTGTCGGGTGCTACTCAGCAAGAGTCACATATAGCGCAAGAACTGGCAGCAAAATACGGAGTATTTACGGCCGTACATGCACGTTATTCAAGCCAAAAACCGCCACAGAGCGGCTTGCTTGGCATTGACGAAATGATGGCGCCGCAAGCGATACACGGTGGCGGTGTCGTTATTCAACATATGACGGCGCAAACGCTGGGGGTAACCCCCCAGGCACTGAAAATGATTGATGATGCGCAAACCAAGGGCATACACATTCTGGCTGAAATTTACCCCTACGATTTCGGCGGAACCATCGCCGGCGCCGATTATTTACACCCGGACAATTACCAAAATAACATGGGACGCGATTACAAAGATATTATCGAGGTCTCCACCATGAAGCCACTCGACAAGGCCCGCTATGATGAGTTGGTAAAAACAGCACCAGGCACATCGGTAATGTTTTACAACGCAACAAAAGAAACCGTTTATCAAGCGCTAGCGCACCCCAATACCGTCTTGGGAAGTGACTCTTATCCTTACACCGTTCGTAAAACCGGTGAGCCGGCTATTGCCTGGGACACGCCTTTTGATAGTGTCAACGGTCATCCTCGTGGTGCTGGGGCTCATGCCAAGTTATTACGGTTGATGAGAGAAAAGAAGGTGGATATTCCCCTGATTGATGGTGTGTCCAAAATGACGTACCTGATTGCCGATTTTTTAGAGCAAAACGGTGTGACACAAATGGCCTATAAAGGGCGTATGCAGGTGGGTTCCGATGCGGACATCACCATCTTTAATCCGAAAACCGTTAGGGACAACGCCACCATGAAAGACGGTGGTTTACCTTCGACTGGAATACCCTACGTAGTAGTTAACGGCACAGTAGTAGTGAGTAATTCCAAAGTATTACGAGGTGTTTTTCCGGGTAAGGCTATACGTCTGTCTGAGCAGTAA
- a CDS encoding DUF1254 domain-containing protein, with the protein MRTTKLLTRALTGLILAGMLTACAKGQDPADSSTSAVKQQQQTTTVTDENYSLAETHGVIEGYVKKIAAATNTNGVGVLMHYRKGADPKDRTIMRINFDTIYSWAIVDLAEPAVLTMPETNGRYQSAWIVSEDGYYPGAYTTPGEHKITREWIGGARYAVIVMRTQVNVRDAKDLVKAHALQDKLTLTQKDKGSWAPENHWDNKEVLAMRAKYMEIGNGMSTSDMFGKKGEISLNNRNAGNAFGWGGFTPDQAVYPQYFPKTNAPQTLTLKDVPVNAFWSITVYDKEGFPQTDTYNINSAFAEAEKDGSVTIHFGGDKNAKNYMETFDGWNFTLRLYQPTEAYFNGEWVKPELVLVN; encoded by the coding sequence ATGCGCACAACAAAACTGTTAACACGAGCTCTGACTGGGTTGATACTGGCGGGCATGCTTACAGCATGTGCTAAAGGGCAAGACCCCGCCGATTCTTCGACGAGTGCCGTAAAGCAGCAACAACAAACGACAACAGTTACTGACGAGAACTATTCCTTAGCTGAAACGCATGGCGTAATAGAGGGGTATGTCAAAAAAATTGCGGCTGCAACGAATACCAATGGTGTTGGTGTTCTTATGCACTACAGAAAGGGTGCTGACCCCAAAGATCGCACCATTATGCGTATCAACTTCGATACGATTTACTCCTGGGCTATTGTAGACCTAGCCGAGCCTGCAGTACTTACCATGCCGGAAACAAACGGACGTTATCAAAGTGCATGGATTGTCAGTGAAGATGGCTATTACCCCGGCGCATATACCACACCTGGGGAACACAAAATCACCAGAGAATGGATTGGTGGTGCACGTTATGCCGTGATCGTTATGCGGACACAAGTCAATGTAAGAGATGCTAAAGATTTGGTGAAAGCCCACGCACTGCAAGACAAGTTGACACTCACGCAAAAAGACAAAGGCTCCTGGGCTCCGGAAAATCATTGGGACAATAAAGAGGTTTTGGCGATGCGAGCCAAATACATGGAGATCGGCAATGGTATGTCGACCTCAGATATGTTTGGTAAAAAAGGTGAGATTTCACTCAATAATCGTAATGCCGGTAACGCCTTTGGTTGGGGCGGGTTTACACCAGACCAGGCCGTTTATCCACAATATTTCCCAAAAACGAATGCCCCGCAAACATTAACCCTAAAAGATGTGCCGGTTAACGCTTTTTGGTCAATTACGGTTTATGACAAAGAAGGCTTTCCGCAAACGGACACCTACAACATCAACAGCGCCTTTGCTGAGGCAGAAAAAGATGGTTCGGTAACTATCCATTTTGGCGGCGACAAAAACGCGAAAAACTATATGGAAACCTTCGACGGGTGGAATTTTACATTACGACTTTATCAACCCACGGAAGCTTACTTTAACGGTGAATGGGTGAAACCTGAATTGGTGTTGGTGAATTGA
- a CDS encoding HdeD family acid-resistance protein produces MSQEIKTINSAFLNEVKKNSGLTIAVGVIVLLMGILAMGSPFIVGVSLAVAVGFLLIIGGVGQLVFALKARAGLFSIIMAILTVLAGGYMVSNPGVALATMTMVLAIYLVVSGVFESIIAFQVKPMKGWGWALFSGAVSVLLGAMIWRQFPVSGIWTVGTLIGIKLFFSGWTVLIFGLTARSAVKELDLAV; encoded by the coding sequence ATGTCACAAGAAATAAAAACTATAAATTCCGCGTTCCTGAATGAAGTAAAAAAGAATTCAGGTCTTACGATAGCCGTGGGTGTTATCGTTTTACTGATGGGCATATTGGCCATGGGATCACCCTTCATCGTAGGTGTTTCCCTAGCGGTTGCGGTGGGTTTTCTGCTAATTATTGGTGGTGTTGGCCAGCTGGTGTTCGCGCTAAAAGCACGTGCAGGGCTTTTCAGCATTATTATGGCTATTCTTACCGTTCTCGCAGGTGGTTACATGGTGAGTAATCCTGGCGTTGCCCTAGCAACCATGACGATGGTGCTCGCAATCTATCTCGTGGTTTCAGGTGTTTTCGAGTCGATTATAGCTTTTCAGGTTAAGCCAATGAAAGGCTGGGGCTGGGCCCTGTTCAGCGGCGCTGTCTCGGTATTACTTGGCGCCATGATATGGAGGCAATTCCCTGTGTCGGGTATCTGGACTGTCGGCACGCTTATTGGCATTAAACTATTTTTCAGTGGCTGGACAGTACTGATATTTGGTTTAACGGCTAGGTCTGCTGTAAAAGAGCTGGATTTAGCTGTTTGA
- a CDS encoding endo-1,4-beta-xylanase gives MFKKPLWRFVRGHLILASATVLALSSAQAMALQCSYNAINDWGSGFTASITVSNDSASSISNWSVSWQQNGNSTVTSLWNANLSGSNPYTATPHGWNSTIAPGSTVSFGFQGNGDDSTGTISDCAAEGASSSSSSTSSSSSSSSSSSSSSSSSSSSSSSSSSSSSSSSSSSSSSSSSSSAGQCIDMCKWYQDDPRPLCINQDSGWGWENNQSCVGITTCNSQSGGGGVISVCDGSSSSSSSSSSSNSSSSTSSASSSSSSSSSSSVSSSSSSSSSSSGSGNNTITVRAIGTTGVEHLNLLIGGTVVGSFTLSTSYQDYTFTSSAGGDVKVEYDNDSGNSDVQVDYVVINGAILQAEDQAENTGVWSNSQCGGAHSEWLQCNGYISFGFISGSAGSSSSASGTGLYTHAEFPIGVAVSGPGESRNFLDIAEKQLSISEHFSELTAGNIMKMSYLHPAENTYNWDNADQLINWAQASGKQVHGHTFIWHSDYQVPNWMTSYTGDFAAMLDTHVATIADHFEGRVVSWDVANEVIDENNNCWRNSLFYQQLGSAFVENAFFAARAADANADLYYNDYDTEGGNAPKFDCLLQLVDDLQANNAPIDGVGFQMHVQIDWPSTSVIASAFQAIVDRGLKVKITELDVPLNNPWAADPFPQYTGFTADAAERQKRRYKAIVQTYLDTVPAHLRGGITVWGLWDGDSWLMDLSSRQGADDWPLLFSGPENGPYETKPALEGFIEALTGQ, from the coding sequence ATGTTTAAAAAACCCTTATGGCGGTTTGTACGCGGGCACTTGATTTTAGCCAGTGCAACAGTGCTTGCGCTGAGCAGTGCGCAGGCAATGGCCTTACAATGTAGCTACAACGCAATAAATGACTGGGGCAGCGGCTTTACCGCCAGTATTACCGTCAGCAACGACAGCGCATCTTCGATTTCCAACTGGTCGGTTAGCTGGCAACAAAACGGCAATTCCACTGTAACAAGTTTGTGGAACGCTAATTTGTCTGGGTCCAACCCCTACACAGCAACCCCCCACGGTTGGAACAGTACAATTGCGCCGGGTAGCACCGTAAGCTTTGGCTTTCAAGGTAATGGCGATGATTCCACCGGCACCATCTCCGACTGTGCAGCGGAGGGCGCCAGCTCCTCATCTAGCTCGACCAGTTCTTCTAGCTCTAGTAGTTCATCAAGTTCTAGCAGTTCGTCAAGTTCTAGCAGTTCATCCAGCTCTAGTAGCTCTTCATCCAGCTCTAGCAGTTCATCCAGCTCTAGTAGCTCTTCAAGCTCATCCGCTGGCCAATGTATAGACATGTGTAAGTGGTATCAGGATGACCCTCGCCCACTTTGCATTAACCAGGATTCTGGATGGGGCTGGGAAAATAACCAAAGCTGTGTTGGAATTACTACCTGTAACAGCCAGTCGGGCGGCGGTGGTGTTATCAGTGTTTGCGATGGCAGCAGCTCTAGCAGCTCTTCATCCAGTTCAAGCAACTCCTCGTCCAGTACAAGTAGCGCTTCCTCAAGTAGCAGTTCCAGTAGCTCATCGTCAGTTTCTAGCTCATCGTCGAGTAGCTCGTCCTCTAGCGGCAGTGGCAACAACACCATCACCGTACGCGCCATTGGTACAACAGGCGTTGAACATTTGAATCTGCTTATAGGCGGTACTGTTGTTGGTAGTTTTACCCTCAGCACCAGCTATCAAGATTACACGTTTACCTCCAGCGCCGGTGGCGACGTAAAGGTTGAATACGATAACGACAGTGGCAACTCCGATGTACAAGTGGACTATGTCGTTATTAACGGCGCTATTCTGCAAGCAGAAGATCAAGCCGAAAACACCGGCGTTTGGTCCAATAGCCAATGCGGTGGCGCACATTCAGAATGGTTACAATGCAACGGCTACATTAGTTTCGGTTTCATCAGTGGTAGCGCTGGCAGTTCTTCATCGGCCTCCGGTACCGGGCTCTATACCCACGCAGAATTCCCTATTGGCGTAGCCGTCTCCGGGCCAGGTGAAAGCCGTAACTTCCTCGATATTGCAGAAAAACAGCTATCGATAAGTGAACATTTCAGTGAGCTGACCGCCGGTAACATCATGAAGATGAGTTACTTACACCCCGCGGAAAATACCTACAACTGGGACAACGCAGACCAGCTCATCAACTGGGCACAGGCAAGTGGCAAACAGGTTCATGGCCATACGTTTATCTGGCATTCCGACTATCAGGTACCCAACTGGATGACAAGCTATACCGGCGATTTTGCCGCTATGCTAGATACCCATGTGGCAACCATTGCCGACCATTTCGAAGGCCGTGTGGTGAGCTGGGATGTAGCCAACGAAGTTATTGACGAGAACAATAACTGCTGGCGCAACTCGCTGTTTTATCAACAATTAGGTTCGGCCTTTGTTGAAAATGCCTTTTTTGCTGCACGTGCCGCCGACGCAAATGCCGACCTCTACTACAACGACTATGACACGGAAGGCGGCAACGCCCCCAAGTTCGACTGTCTACTGCAATTAGTTGATGATCTACAAGCCAATAATGCACCTATTGACGGTGTTGGTTTTCAGATGCACGTGCAAATTGATTGGCCCAGTACCAGCGTCATTGCCAGCGCCTTCCAAGCTATTGTAGACCGAGGTTTAAAAGTTAAAATAACCGAGTTGGACGTACCACTGAATAATCCATGGGCCGCTGATCCTTTTCCGCAATATACGGGATTCACAGCAGACGCCGCTGAACGACAAAAACGACGTTATAAGGCTATTGTGCAAACTTACCTCGACACGGTTCCCGCACACCTACGTGGTGGCATAACCGTATGGGGCTTGTGGGATGGCGACAGCTGGCTGATGGACTTAAGCTCGCGACAGGGAGCAGATGACTGGCCGCTATTGTTCTCTGGGCCGGAGAATGGTCCCTATGAAACCAAACCTGCATTAGAGGGGTTTATTGAGGCGTTGACGGGGCAGTAA
- a CDS encoding RNA recognition motif domain-containing protein, with protein MKLLVRNLDRGTTEEELKGLFQAFGIVQSCDLVIDKASGESKGFGFIEMPKVGEAKVAMKSLNGNTVGGNKIRVKKAEEKSE; from the coding sequence ATGAAATTATTAGTACGCAATTTGGACCGAGGAACGACAGAGGAAGAGTTGAAGGGTTTATTTCAAGCGTTTGGTATCGTTCAATCTTGTGATTTGGTGATTGATAAAGCAAGTGGTGAATCCAAGGGCTTTGGGTTTATTGAAATGCCAAAGGTTGGTGAGGCAAAGGTTGCAATGAAGAGTCTTAATGGCAACACGGTCGGTGGTAATAAAATACGTGTTAAAAAGGCCGAAGAAAAAAGCGAATAA
- a CDS encoding HupE/UreJ family protein yields MKRYCHSLLAIFAFITVGVFCNTVCADDSQPGYLELKETTANRYSVIWRNPKLVNQQLALSLQFPAQVKNLTKPVLRKLPGATVERRLIETGAQGIIGQRIDINGLQMTNTDVLVRIEFANGASSTALLKPSQPWLIFKGPRSAGQVVWDFTVLGVEHILSGFDHLLFVLALLLIVSGTRRLLMTITAFTIAHSITLAAATLGWLWLPGPPVEATIALSILFLASEMLKVNRGQPSLTANYPWLVAFAFGLLHGLGFAGALADVGLPQHEIPLALLMFNIGVELGQILFVVVILVFVFILQKLRDNWPLWSRQVPAYGIGTMAAFWFVERVSGFYL; encoded by the coding sequence ATGAAGCGATATTGTCATTCATTGTTGGCTATTTTTGCGTTCATTACGGTTGGTGTGTTTTGCAATACCGTTTGTGCCGATGATTCGCAACCCGGTTACCTGGAGCTAAAGGAAACTACGGCCAACCGTTACAGTGTTATATGGCGTAACCCGAAGCTGGTAAATCAACAGCTTGCGCTGTCATTGCAGTTTCCAGCGCAGGTGAAGAATCTTACTAAACCCGTACTGCGAAAATTACCCGGTGCAACGGTTGAACGCCGCCTGATTGAAACGGGTGCGCAAGGGATAATTGGCCAGCGTATTGATATTAATGGTTTGCAGATGACTAACACCGATGTGTTGGTGCGCATTGAATTTGCCAATGGTGCCAGCTCGACCGCGCTGCTCAAACCGTCTCAGCCGTGGCTGATTTTTAAAGGGCCACGAAGTGCTGGGCAGGTTGTTTGGGATTTCACCGTGCTCGGTGTTGAACACATTTTGTCAGGCTTTGATCATCTTTTATTTGTGCTGGCGCTATTGTTGATCGTTAGCGGTACCCGTCGCTTGTTAATGACCATTACCGCGTTCACCATCGCCCACAGTATAACGCTGGCGGCGGCGACACTGGGCTGGTTGTGGCTGCCGGGTCCACCGGTAGAAGCCACCATTGCTCTATCCATTCTGTTTCTCGCCAGTGAAATGTTAAAGGTTAATCGCGGTCAACCAAGCCTTACCGCAAACTATCCCTGGCTGGTGGCGTTTGCCTTTGGTTTGCTGCATGGGTTGGGGTTCGCTGGAGCACTGGCCGATGTGGGCTTACCACAGCACGAAATCCCACTGGCACTGTTAATGTTTAACATCGGTGTCGAGTTAGGGCAAATTCTGTTTGTTGTGGTGATTCTTGTTTTTGTTTTTATCCTGCAAAAATTACGCGACAACTGGCCGCTTTGGAGCAGGCAGGTACCGGCCTATGGCATTGGAACCATGGCCGCGTTTTGGTTTGTCGAGCGGGTAAGTGGTTTTTATTTGTAA
- a CDS encoding peptidylprolyl isomerase, whose translation MNVLSKMIREPLLHFLLLGGGVFLLFGMTTAGTIEKPNQIVVSQGQLELLSANFASTWQRSPSNEEMQDLIDKYLRDEVYYREALALGLDEDDTVIRRRLRQKLGIILEDTAALLDPDDQELAAYMNEHAESFRIQPEVSFRQVYLSFEKRRDVNADASAILERLKSGQDPELQGDPIMLADRYALVSQNEIKQRFGKGFAQQLLAVAPGEWAGPLTSGFGGHLVLITEIKPARMPELAEVKQKVKNEWLLLRTEELKLSTYRKLLENYEVVMPEYLGSLDITSVDLASNETAHTDAQSGKELR comes from the coding sequence ATGAACGTTCTTAGTAAAATGATCAGGGAGCCCTTGCTGCATTTTTTGCTGCTGGGAGGTGGCGTTTTTCTGTTGTTCGGTATGACGACTGCGGGCACGATTGAAAAACCCAATCAGATTGTCGTATCACAGGGCCAGCTTGAGTTGCTGTCGGCTAATTTCGCCAGCACATGGCAGCGTTCTCCGAGTAACGAGGAAATGCAGGATCTTATCGACAAATATCTGCGCGATGAAGTTTATTACCGCGAGGCTTTGGCTTTGGGGTTGGACGAGGATGACACTGTTATTCGTCGGCGCCTTCGTCAGAAGCTGGGTATTATTTTGGAGGACACCGCAGCCCTACTCGATCCGGATGATCAGGAGTTGGCGGCCTACATGAATGAACATGCGGAGTCGTTTCGTATTCAGCCAGAGGTTTCTTTTCGTCAGGTTTATCTCAGTTTTGAAAAGCGTCGTGATGTTAATGCGGATGCGAGTGCGATTTTGGAGCGCTTGAAATCAGGGCAAGACCCAGAGTTACAGGGTGATCCAATAATGTTGGCAGATAGGTATGCGCTGGTATCCCAGAATGAGATTAAACAGCGTTTTGGTAAAGGCTTTGCCCAGCAGTTGTTGGCAGTAGCGCCCGGCGAGTGGGCAGGGCCTCTGACCTCAGGTTTTGGTGGCCACTTGGTGCTGATCACCGAGATTAAACCAGCTCGCATGCCTGAGCTGGCCGAGGTTAAGCAAAAGGTGAAAAACGAGTGGCTGTTACTGCGCACCGAAGAGTTGAAGCTGAGTACTTATCGAAAATTGCTGGAAAACTATGAAGTAGTGATGCCAGAATATTTGGGGTCATTGGATATTACCTCTGTGGATTTGGCTTCAAACGAGACAGCTCATACTGATGCACAGTCTGGGAAAGAGCTTCGATGA
- a CDS encoding metal-dependent hydrolase family protein — MKTPELIKSLFAFVVLSSLMTLVFADDKAPQQVLIKNVKVFDGTSDKSTAITNVLIEDNLIKTISTEAKASVDATVIDGGGRVLMPGLIDSHQHMGFPAPYPVMMNNVDWMWIGAASASEAKLMLLRGFTTVRDAGGPAIGLARAIDQGRAEGPRIYPAGPAISQTSGHGDTRNYSQTHPNMSGGQSTFFQNHFAFIADGPAEVLRATRESLRRGATHIKVTIGGGASSQADPLHTTQYTVEEIRAAVQAASDWGSYVMVHGYHDESVRRALEAGVLGIDHGTLMTEKTMKMLAKKGGYLVPQARLFTVTEKDKAFFESFGPATLGKVMVLNDALDNQMKLAKKYKVKVGFGTDLFGSSKDYAKQSEEFEFRLKWFTPVEILKQATSVNAEIVALSGKLNPYTAGALGVIKPGAYADLLIVDGDPLQDIKLLGDPDNNLKLIMKDGKVYKNTLRQ, encoded by the coding sequence ATGAAAACACCGGAATTAATTAAGTCGTTGTTTGCTTTTGTCGTGTTGTCGTCATTGATGACGCTGGTTTTTGCCGATGACAAAGCACCACAACAAGTGTTGATCAAAAATGTAAAAGTGTTTGACGGTACCAGCGACAAATCTACCGCTATCACTAATGTTTTGATCGAAGATAATCTTATCAAAACGATATCCACTGAAGCTAAAGCAAGTGTTGATGCCACAGTGATTGATGGCGGTGGTCGCGTACTGATGCCAGGGCTTATCGATTCTCACCAGCATATGGGATTTCCGGCGCCCTATCCGGTGATGATGAATAATGTCGACTGGATGTGGATTGGCGCAGCCTCTGCATCAGAGGCGAAATTGATGCTGTTGCGAGGTTTTACCACGGTACGCGATGCCGGTGGCCCCGCTATCGGTCTAGCCAGAGCTATTGATCAGGGTAGAGCTGAAGGGCCTCGTATTTACCCTGCAGGGCCGGCCATTTCACAAACCTCCGGCCATGGCGATACGCGTAACTACTCACAAACTCACCCTAATATGTCGGGTGGGCAGTCGACCTTTTTTCAGAATCACTTTGCCTTTATTGCCGATGGCCCGGCAGAAGTATTGCGCGCGACCCGCGAGTCCTTACGCCGAGGCGCGACACACATCAAGGTAACGATTGGTGGCGGAGCCAGCTCGCAAGCAGATCCATTGCATACCACGCAATATACGGTAGAGGAAATTCGTGCGGCGGTTCAGGCTGCAAGTGATTGGGGCAGCTACGTAATGGTTCACGGCTATCATGATGAATCAGTTCGACGCGCATTGGAGGCCGGTGTGCTGGGTATTGACCATGGTACGTTAATGACAGAAAAAACCATGAAGATGTTGGCGAAGAAGGGTGGCTATCTGGTACCCCAAGCTCGCCTGTTTACCGTGACGGAGAAAGATAAGGCTTTCTTTGAGTCTTTTGGACCTGCCACGCTGGGTAAGGTGATGGTGCTGAACGATGCGTTGGACAATCAGATGAAATTGGCCAAGAAATATAAGGTTAAGGTGGGTTTTGGCACCGACCTGTTCGGTTCATCCAAAGATTACGCCAAGCAAAGCGAAGAGTTTGAGTTCCGGCTTAAATGGTTCACACCAGTGGAAATTCTCAAACAGGCAACATCAGTTAATGCCGAAATCGTTGCCCTTAGCGGAAAGTTAAATCCTTATACCGCGGGCGCTTTGGGTGTAATTAAGCCGGGGGCCTATGCTGATCTTTTGATTGTGGATGGCGACCCCTTACAGGATATCAAGCTGTTGGGTGATCCGGATAATAACCTCAAGCTGATTATGAAAGATGGCAAGGTCTACAAGAACACACTGCGACAATAA